One genomic segment of Arthrobacter sp. JZ12 includes these proteins:
- a CDS encoding polyprenyl synthetase family protein: MFTLDMDKETTLVGSIDSRPVDLVLTSFFARSKSRAEAMHPDYLAMWEHLEACTVGGKRFRPRLVMTIYGLLGGTDTTTAATVAAAFELLHTALIVHDDVVDRDFTRRGVPNVSGAYRKLAADKGAADRAEHTGLSVGVIAGDLALSHSYRLMGEIDVDLSTRQKLGDLLDEAVFASAGGELLDVLAPLDPTPQSVDEVLDMARLKTAVYSFEAPLQAGAVLAGADTRLVDALGAFGRCIGIAYQIADDLIGVFGDETRTGKIGWGDLREGKRTALISHAATQPQWTRIAELLANPDLNAAGAAEARTLLIESGARDRAMQLAAEFTEQALQQLTSAFVPQELRDGLTPLSDVVTERVRV, encoded by the coding sequence ATGTTTACTTTAGATATGGACAAGGAGACCACACTGGTTGGCTCAATCGACAGCCGGCCCGTGGACCTTGTCCTGACATCCTTCTTTGCCCGCTCCAAGTCGCGCGCGGAAGCGATGCACCCCGACTACCTTGCCATGTGGGAACACCTTGAGGCGTGCACGGTGGGCGGGAAGCGCTTCCGGCCGCGGCTGGTAATGACCATCTACGGCCTCCTGGGCGGGACGGATACGACGACGGCGGCCACCGTGGCTGCCGCGTTCGAACTCCTGCACACCGCACTGATCGTGCACGACGACGTGGTGGACCGCGACTTCACCCGTCGCGGAGTGCCCAATGTGTCCGGCGCATACCGGAAGCTGGCCGCCGACAAAGGCGCCGCGGATCGGGCGGAACACACCGGCCTGTCCGTGGGCGTCATCGCCGGCGACCTGGCCCTCTCCCACTCGTACCGGCTGATGGGCGAGATCGACGTCGACCTTTCCACCCGGCAGAAGCTCGGTGACCTGCTGGATGAAGCGGTCTTCGCCTCCGCAGGCGGCGAGCTGCTCGACGTACTGGCACCCCTTGATCCCACACCGCAATCGGTTGACGAAGTGCTGGACATGGCCCGCCTCAAGACCGCCGTGTACTCCTTTGAGGCGCCGCTCCAGGCCGGCGCCGTCCTCGCCGGGGCGGACACCAGGCTGGTCGACGCGCTGGGAGCCTTCGGGCGCTGCATCGGCATCGCCTACCAGATCGCCGATGACCTTATCGGAGTCTTCGGCGACGAAACCCGGACGGGCAAGATCGGCTGGGGGGACCTGCGGGAAGGAAAGCGGACCGCACTCATTTCCCACGCGGCCACGCAGCCGCAATGGACGCGCATCGCCGAACTCCTGGCCAATCCCGACCTCAACGCGGCGGGTGCAGCCGAAGCGCGCACGCTTCTCATCGAGTCCGGCGCCCGCGACCGCGCCATGCAGCTGGCCGCGGAGTTCACTGAGCAGGCACTGCAGCAGCTGACGAGCGCTTTCGTTCCGCAGGAGCTGCGTGACGGACTGACTCCTCTGTCCGACGTCGTGACCGAACGGGTCCGCGTATGA
- the idi gene encoding isopentenyl-diphosphate Delta-isomerase encodes MNRTGEFVVLADPDGTPIGTQDKATVHTTSTPLHLAFSTHVFDGDGRILVTRRALTKLTWPGVWTNSFCGHPGPGEATEDAVVRRAERELGLQLTGIELRLPDFRYRAVDASGVVENEICPVYTAVAASPVVPRDDEVMEWQWADPEQLTAAVAATPWAFSPWLTLQLPLLYPARFPG; translated from the coding sequence ATGAACCGCACTGGGGAGTTCGTTGTGCTCGCCGATCCGGATGGCACTCCCATCGGAACGCAGGACAAGGCAACGGTTCACACCACCTCCACGCCGCTTCACCTGGCCTTTTCCACACACGTGTTCGACGGCGACGGGCGGATCCTGGTCACCCGTCGGGCGCTGACCAAACTCACCTGGCCGGGCGTGTGGACGAACTCCTTCTGTGGGCATCCCGGACCGGGCGAGGCAACCGAGGACGCCGTGGTGCGCCGGGCCGAGCGTGAGCTGGGACTTCAGCTGACGGGGATTGAACTCCGGCTGCCGGATTTCAGGTACCGCGCGGTGGACGCCTCCGGCGTCGTCGAGAACGAAATCTGCCCCGTCTACACCGCCGTCGCCGCATCGCCGGTGGTACCGCGGGATGACGAGGTCATGGAGTGGCAGTGGGCCGATCCGGAGCAGCTCACCGCGGCTGTCGCCGCCACGCCCTGGGCGTTCAGTCCGTGGCTGACGCTCCAGCTGCCGCTCCTGTACCCGGCACGGTTCCCGGGCTAG
- a CDS encoding cation transporter: MATSSVNLSAPLPATRRAVLSRRIRFFVAATITYNIIEAVVALSAGTLASSSALIGFGLDSLIEVSSAVSVAWQFAGQDPEAREKTALRFIAFSFFALAAFVAVDAVRALLGGSEAQTSIVGIVLAAVSLLVMPFLSWAQRRAGRELGSRSAVADSKQTLLCTYLSGVLLIGLLLNATLGWAWADPIAALVIAAVAVKEGFDAWRGDSCCAPNIHAGDGVSRADDAVRAAADSSCSCCKEQFPKSG, translated from the coding sequence ATGGCAACCTCAAGCGTGAACCTGTCCGCCCCGCTTCCTGCTACCCGACGCGCCGTTCTGTCTCGCAGGATCCGATTCTTCGTGGCTGCGACGATCACCTACAACATCATCGAAGCGGTGGTCGCCCTCTCGGCCGGCACACTTGCCTCTTCAAGCGCCCTGATCGGATTTGGGCTCGATTCGCTTATCGAAGTCTCCTCTGCTGTCTCCGTCGCCTGGCAGTTCGCGGGTCAAGATCCGGAGGCCAGGGAGAAGACGGCGCTTCGGTTCATCGCCTTCTCGTTCTTCGCGCTGGCCGCGTTCGTTGCAGTTGACGCGGTGCGGGCGCTGCTCGGTGGTAGCGAAGCGCAAACATCTATAGTCGGGATTGTGCTGGCCGCGGTCAGTCTGCTCGTCATGCCTTTCCTGTCCTGGGCGCAGCGGCGGGCCGGCCGCGAGCTCGGTTCCCGTTCGGCGGTGGCCGATTCCAAGCAAACCCTGTTGTGCACCTATCTCTCCGGCGTGCTTCTCATCGGGCTGCTCCTGAATGCGACCCTGGGCTGGGCCTGGGCGGACCCGATCGCGGCCCTTGTGATTGCCGCCGTTGCAGTCAAGGAAGGATTTGACGCCTGGCGCGGCGACAGCTGCTGCGCACCGAACATCCATGCCGGCGACGGTGTGTCCCGTGCCGACGACGCAGTCCGCGCGGCGGCGGACAGCAGCTGCTCCTGCTGCAAAGAGCAGTTCCCTAAAAGCGGCTAG
- a CDS encoding metalloregulator ArsR/SmtB family transcription factor: protein MGTTIDTVPATSSEVLSRFGYALSDPTRARILLALTEAPAYPSDLAEKIGVSRQSLSNHLACLRGCGLVVSVPEGRRARYELADAQLGHALSDLLSVVLAVDPACCRASSGDGCC, encoded by the coding sequence ATGGGAACCACCATCGACACAGTGCCTGCGACTTCCTCGGAGGTCCTGTCGCGGTTCGGCTATGCGTTGTCCGACCCGACCCGCGCACGAATTCTGCTGGCTTTGACCGAAGCACCCGCTTATCCGAGCGATCTAGCGGAGAAGATCGGCGTCAGCAGGCAGAGCCTGTCGAATCATCTGGCGTGTCTTCGGGGCTGCGGTCTGGTGGTGTCTGTGCCGGAAGGACGGCGAGCCCGCTATGAGCTCGCCGATGCCCAGTTGGGGCATGCGCTGAGTGATTTGCTCAGCGTTGTTTTGGCGGTCGATCCGGCCTGCTGCCGTGCCAGTTCCGGGGACGGATGCTGCTGA
- a CDS encoding glycosyltransferase family 2 protein, translating to MPSVSVVIPCKDDAGPLARCLETLAAQTLAPLEIIVVDNNSSDNSAEVAARFGARVIPEPTPGIAAAASTGYDAALGDLIARCDADTLAPADWLERIVDRFAAEPELAVLTGPGAFYDTTPLRARLAAVAYMMGYFLLMGLAMGHWPPFGSNCAFRRTDWLSARERVHRLDPDVHDDVDLGFALRPTQRTVLDWSLEVGISARALAGGRKGWLRFTRAVHTLALHWRGTPPWERWRWTLSEIREGRRRRSC from the coding sequence ATGCCGTCCGTCTCAGTGGTGATCCCCTGCAAGGACGACGCCGGCCCCCTCGCCCGCTGCCTCGAAACCCTCGCTGCGCAGACGCTTGCCCCGCTTGAGATCATCGTGGTGGACAACAACTCCTCCGATAACAGCGCGGAGGTCGCCGCCCGCTTCGGCGCCCGCGTAATCCCCGAACCGACACCCGGCATCGCCGCCGCGGCCTCAACGGGATATGACGCGGCGCTCGGCGACCTCATCGCGCGCTGTGACGCGGACACCCTCGCACCGGCCGACTGGCTCGAGAGAATCGTTGATCGTTTCGCCGCTGAACCGGAACTCGCAGTCCTGACGGGCCCGGGCGCCTTTTACGACACCACACCGTTGCGTGCACGCCTCGCCGCCGTGGCCTACATGATGGGCTATTTTCTCTTGATGGGCCTGGCGATGGGGCACTGGCCGCCCTTCGGCTCCAATTGCGCCTTCCGGCGCACGGACTGGCTGTCGGCCCGGGAGCGCGTGCACCGACTGGATCCGGACGTGCACGACGACGTCGACCTCGGTTTCGCGCTTAGGCCCACCCAGCGGACGGTGCTCGACTGGTCACTGGAGGTGGGGATTTCGGCGCGCGCTCTCGCGGGCGGGCGGAAGGGGTGGCTCCGCTTCACGCGCGCAGTACACACCCTGGCGCTGCACTGGCGCGGCACACCGCCGTGGGAGCGCTGGCGCTGGACGCTCAGCGAGATCCGCGAGGGCCGCCGTCGTCGTAGTTGTTAA
- a CDS encoding Pls/PosA family non-ribosomal peptide synthetase — MNGPVLLHGAGSFGAAGAGPVLTAEGMDHAVRWRVGERLHHLFEARCDSLRSQGRRGQLAVDAGDTALSYDELDGRANQLARHLLVCGARPGDRIALLFDQPWQAYIGMLAVLKIHAAYVPLDPGFPADRLKYIVEDADAALVLSLTHLKDLLPEVAAPVVCLDHVRTHIAAEDSSRLAALPEGGVEDELAYIIYTSGSTGRPKGVGIDHASICNFVRVAAEVYGYTPKDRVYQGMTIAFDFSVEEIWVPWMVGATLVPKPGGSSLLGAELADYLQERRITALCCVPTLLATIDEDLPSLRFLLVSGEACPRDLITRWHRPGRRFLNVYGPTEATVTATVAVADPDRPVTLGVPLPTYSAVILDPDENRALPIGETGEIGLAGVGLARGYINRQDLTERAFIPDFLQLANNPSGRIYRTGDLGRINNDGEIEYFGRIDTQVKIRGYRIELTEIESVLLQVPGIAQAVVSTYEPEPGFVELAAYYTLRQDTADLDPHDIYKMLRVRLPGYMVPAYFEQLTAIPMMASDKADRKRLPRPANRLSLAGTGSYTAPATPVEELLAAELAAVLRLERVSTDAHFFNDLGANSLLMAHFCARVRAHKELVPPAMKDIYLNPSVQQLALLLGASQPEADDEGGPATAAVPAGRPASTAQYVTCGALQLLIFLGYITWGSLLLVLGYQWVSGGSDLVQMWVRAIGFGALSFVVFSLVPVLLKWILIGRWKSGQIQIWSLAYVRFWAVKILVQANPMVMFAGSPLYVLYLRMLGAKIGKGAVIFSRMVPVCTDLFTVGDGTVIHKNSFFLCCRARSGIIEMGPVTLGRNVLISEKTTLDIGTSMGDDAQLGHASSLQTSQSVPNGQIWHGSPAAPTSTNYRRVDPTNCSTRRRVIYSILQLVNRLLLVFPVMLLGLAALLPEYLKVGHLRLDNLGFFLDTMLVTLALFIGGFITGLIIVLTVPRLLNIILKPDTVYPLYGVHYSFQRTLARFSNVKLYKDVFGDSSYIVHYLSALGYDLGRVEQTGSNFGPEVAHESPFLSSVGTGTMVSDGLNLMNADFSSTSFRLTRVRIAPRNFLGNDLTFPIGAHVGENCLLATKVMIPIDGPVRTGVGLLGSPPFEIPRGVLRDAQFDELKIEEAKNRLLPAKNRHNIVSMILFLSVRWFLLFVGTLLASVAVSLHGVLGALAIALMMLAFLVFRVLLSVLVERSVMAFRHLTPQYCSIYDPYFWRHERLWKLLATPPFNGTPFKAPIWRMLGVTVGKRLYDAGVNIPEKTLVTIGDDCAFNEGTAIQGHSLEDGTFKSDYIVLGDRCSLSVESFVNYGVNMGNDVVLEADAFLMKGEDVPDHSIYVGNPAHESKKATRTAAIPPGPRHRAVERRLPTSWRPSHGAHRIPTYEAHRKPAHAART; from the coding sequence ATGAACGGTCCAGTCCTGCTGCATGGTGCCGGGTCCTTCGGAGCGGCCGGGGCCGGGCCCGTCCTTACGGCCGAGGGCATGGACCACGCTGTTCGCTGGCGGGTGGGTGAGCGGCTCCATCACCTGTTCGAGGCCCGCTGTGACAGCCTGCGGAGCCAAGGCCGGAGAGGCCAGCTGGCTGTTGATGCGGGGGACACCGCCCTCAGTTATGACGAGCTCGACGGGCGGGCGAACCAGCTCGCCCGGCACCTGCTGGTGTGCGGCGCCCGGCCCGGGGACCGGATCGCACTCCTGTTCGATCAGCCATGGCAGGCCTATATTGGAATGCTGGCCGTGCTGAAGATCCATGCAGCATACGTCCCCCTTGATCCCGGTTTTCCGGCGGACCGGCTGAAGTACATAGTCGAGGACGCTGACGCTGCCCTGGTTTTGTCCCTCACGCACCTGAAGGATCTGCTGCCTGAAGTTGCTGCCCCCGTAGTGTGCCTGGACCATGTGCGCACACACATCGCGGCCGAGGATTCGTCGCGCCTTGCTGCCCTGCCTGAGGGCGGTGTAGAAGACGAGCTGGCGTACATCATCTACACCTCCGGCTCAACCGGGCGGCCCAAGGGGGTCGGGATTGATCATGCCAGTATCTGCAACTTTGTCCGCGTTGCCGCTGAGGTTTACGGCTACACACCAAAGGACCGCGTTTATCAGGGTATGACCATCGCCTTCGATTTCTCCGTAGAGGAGATATGGGTGCCTTGGATGGTGGGGGCTACCTTGGTTCCCAAGCCCGGCGGCTCCAGTCTTCTGGGTGCCGAACTGGCCGACTATCTGCAGGAACGGCGCATTACCGCACTGTGCTGTGTGCCGACTCTGCTGGCCACCATCGATGAGGACCTGCCCAGCCTGCGGTTCCTGCTGGTTTCCGGAGAGGCCTGCCCCCGCGATCTAATCACCCGCTGGCACCGGCCGGGCCGGCGGTTCCTGAATGTTTACGGACCCACGGAAGCGACCGTCACCGCGACCGTGGCTGTCGCCGACCCGGACCGGCCGGTAACGCTTGGGGTACCCCTGCCCACTTATTCGGCCGTAATTCTGGACCCTGATGAGAACCGGGCCTTACCGATCGGGGAGACCGGTGAGATCGGGTTGGCCGGGGTCGGCCTGGCCCGAGGGTACATCAACCGGCAGGACCTGACTGAACGGGCGTTCATCCCGGATTTCCTGCAGCTCGCCAACAATCCGTCCGGCCGGATCTACCGCACCGGTGACTTGGGGAGAATCAATAACGACGGAGAGATCGAATATTTCGGCCGCATTGACACCCAGGTGAAGATCCGCGGCTACCGGATTGAGCTGACGGAAATTGAATCCGTTCTTCTGCAGGTTCCGGGCATCGCTCAGGCCGTCGTGTCGACCTATGAACCCGAGCCGGGATTTGTGGAGCTGGCCGCCTACTACACGCTGCGCCAGGACACCGCGGATCTCGATCCGCATGATATCTACAAAATGCTGAGGGTCCGGCTGCCCGGTTACATGGTCCCGGCCTACTTCGAACAGCTCACCGCCATTCCGATGATGGCCAGCGACAAGGCCGACCGGAAGCGTCTACCGCGGCCGGCGAACAGGCTCAGTCTGGCCGGTACCGGTAGCTACACGGCTCCGGCGACACCGGTGGAGGAACTGCTGGCAGCGGAACTTGCCGCGGTCCTTCGCCTGGAGCGTGTTTCCACCGACGCGCACTTCTTCAATGACCTCGGCGCAAACTCACTGCTGATGGCGCATTTTTGCGCCCGGGTGCGGGCGCACAAGGAACTCGTTCCGCCCGCAATGAAGGACATCTACCTTAATCCGTCGGTTCAGCAACTAGCACTCCTGCTGGGCGCGAGCCAGCCGGAGGCCGATGACGAAGGAGGCCCGGCCACGGCGGCCGTCCCGGCAGGGAGGCCTGCCAGCACGGCACAGTACGTCACCTGCGGGGCGCTTCAGTTGCTGATCTTTCTGGGGTACATCACGTGGGGCTCGCTGCTGCTGGTTCTGGGCTACCAGTGGGTCTCGGGGGGCAGCGACCTGGTTCAGATGTGGGTCCGTGCCATCGGCTTCGGAGCCCTCTCATTCGTTGTTTTCTCGCTGGTGCCGGTCCTGTTGAAGTGGATCCTGATCGGACGGTGGAAATCCGGGCAGATCCAGATTTGGAGTCTGGCCTACGTCCGGTTCTGGGCAGTCAAGATCCTTGTCCAGGCCAACCCTATGGTGATGTTCGCCGGCTCCCCTCTCTACGTGCTGTACTTGCGGATGCTCGGGGCGAAGATCGGCAAGGGCGCAGTGATCTTCTCGCGCATGGTCCCGGTGTGCACCGACCTGTTCACCGTGGGAGACGGTACCGTCATCCATAAGAACTCCTTTTTCCTCTGCTGCCGCGCCCGCTCCGGAATCATCGAAATGGGACCCGTAACCCTGGGCCGGAATGTGCTGATCTCCGAGAAGACGACACTGGACATCGGGACTTCCATGGGCGACGACGCCCAGTTAGGGCATGCCTCTTCGCTGCAGACTTCACAGTCGGTGCCGAACGGGCAGATTTGGCACGGCTCTCCGGCGGCCCCTACCAGCACGAATTACCGCCGGGTGGATCCGACCAATTGCAGTACCCGCAGAAGGGTTATCTACAGCATCCTGCAACTGGTGAACCGCCTTCTGCTGGTTTTCCCGGTCATGCTGCTCGGTTTGGCTGCCCTGCTGCCGGAATACCTGAAAGTGGGCCATCTGAGGCTGGACAACCTCGGATTCTTCCTGGACACCATGTTGGTGACCCTCGCACTATTCATCGGCGGGTTCATCACCGGTCTGATTATCGTCCTGACCGTTCCACGGCTGTTGAACATCATCCTGAAACCGGACACCGTCTATCCGCTGTACGGCGTGCATTACTCGTTCCAGCGCACGCTGGCAAGGTTCTCGAATGTGAAGTTGTATAAGGACGTCTTCGGTGACAGTTCCTACATCGTGCACTATCTCTCGGCCCTCGGCTACGACCTGGGCAGAGTGGAGCAAACCGGTTCAAACTTCGGCCCTGAGGTGGCCCATGAATCGCCCTTCCTGTCCTCGGTGGGAACGGGGACCATGGTGTCCGACGGCCTGAACCTCATGAACGCCGATTTCTCCAGCACCTCTTTCCGGCTGACACGGGTCAGAATCGCTCCGCGGAACTTCCTCGGCAACGACCTCACCTTCCCAATCGGGGCGCACGTGGGTGAGAACTGCCTCTTGGCCACGAAAGTGATGATCCCCATCGATGGGCCCGTCCGCACGGGGGTAGGGCTGTTGGGCTCACCGCCCTTCGAGATCCCCCGGGGGGTCCTGCGCGATGCCCAGTTCGACGAGCTGAAAATCGAGGAAGCGAAGAACAGGCTTCTGCCCGCGAAAAACCGGCACAACATCGTCAGCATGATCCTCTTCCTGTCCGTACGCTGGTTCCTCTTGTTCGTCGGCACCCTGCTGGCTTCGGTCGCTGTCTCGCTCCACGGAGTTCTTGGCGCCCTCGCGATCGCCCTGATGATGTTGGCATTCCTGGTGTTCCGCGTCCTGCTTTCCGTGCTGGTGGAAAGGTCAGTCATGGCGTTCCGACACCTTACGCCGCAGTACTGCTCCATCTACGACCCATACTTCTGGCGCCACGAGCGACTGTGGAAGCTGCTGGCAACGCCGCCCTTCAACGGGACGCCGTTCAAAGCGCCCATCTGGAGGATGCTCGGCGTGACAGTAGGAAAGAGGCTCTACGATGCCGGAGTCAACATCCCGGAGAAAACTCTTGTGACCATCGGGGACGACTGCGCCTTCAACGAAGGGACTGCCATCCAAGGCCACTCCCTCGAAGACGGAACTTTCAAGTCGGACTACATCGTGCTGGGCGACCGCTGCTCCCTGAGCGTTGAGTCCTTCGTCAACTACGGGGTCAACATGGGCAACGATGTTGTCCTCGAGGCGGATGCCTTCCTGATGAAGGGCGAGGACGTGCCGGACCACTCGATCTACGTCGGCAACCCCGCCCACGAAAGTAAAAAGGCAACAAGGACTGCAGCGATTCCGCCCGGCCCGCGGCACCGGGCAGTAGAGAGGCGGCTCCCAACAAGTTGGCGGCCCTCCCACGGTGCGCACCGAATCCCCACTTACGAGGCGCACCGCAAACCCGCGCACGCAGCGCGCACGTAG
- a CDS encoding lysyl oxidase family protein codes for MVRRAMQPKLTGTELPFSGFRRASLRRAIASSTCHWRFCAAAVLAVTVSSCSAQGDAPSNPAQTSPPTAVETSSTASAAEGDLLPDLVMLPLQSIHIGYDRGEKVLRFTADVLNDGDGPMQVTGTRSSTEERDLLVSQDILQANGDFRSVETDAIMRYETVDRHDHFHLQEFQRYRMRPEDSDEWRGSRKEGWCLRDDGSLRDTSSRYSDEDYYCGEDEEFDITELTQGMTEGWVDSYNWYLEGQYIELEGLELPGNFCLEAEADPNRVLTEKNDDNNVTSALVHITETEASVVRQGC; via the coding sequence ATGGTACGCAGAGCAATGCAACCAAAGCTCACCGGAACTGAACTACCTTTCTCCGGCTTCCGAAGGGCCTCGCTGCGGCGCGCAATAGCTTCGTCAACCTGTCACTGGCGTTTCTGCGCCGCGGCGGTCCTTGCGGTCACAGTTTCCTCCTGTTCTGCGCAGGGCGATGCTCCATCGAACCCAGCGCAAACCAGCCCGCCGACCGCCGTCGAAACGTCGTCGACAGCTTCGGCTGCTGAAGGTGACCTCCTGCCTGACCTGGTGATGCTGCCGTTGCAGTCGATTCACATCGGTTATGACCGCGGCGAGAAAGTGCTTCGCTTCACTGCCGATGTCCTGAACGACGGCGACGGACCGATGCAGGTAACCGGTACCCGGTCCAGTACGGAGGAGCGGGATTTGTTGGTCTCTCAAGACATCCTGCAAGCAAATGGCGATTTCAGGTCGGTGGAAACCGACGCCATCATGCGATACGAAACCGTCGACAGGCACGACCACTTCCACCTGCAGGAGTTTCAGCGCTACCGGATGCGGCCCGAAGATAGTGACGAGTGGCGGGGTTCGCGCAAGGAAGGATGGTGCTTGCGTGATGACGGCAGCCTGCGAGACACATCCTCCAGATACAGCGACGAGGACTACTACTGTGGCGAAGACGAGGAATTCGACATCACCGAGCTCACCCAGGGTATGACCGAAGGATGGGTGGACTCCTACAACTGGTACCTCGAGGGTCAATACATCGAGCTCGAGGGTCTGGAACTGCCAGGGAACTTCTGCCTTGAGGCAGAGGCCGATCCCAACCGCGTCCTTACCGAGAAAAATGACGACAATAACGTGACCTCGGCCCTTGTGCACATCACCGAGACGGAGGCATCCGTCGTCCGGCAGGGCTGCTAG